A portion of the Chloroflexota bacterium genome contains these proteins:
- a CDS encoding biotin--[acetyl-CoA-carboxylase] ligase, with amino-acid sequence MTPDTLTAREVKRGLATAIVGARVRIYRSLPSTMDAARRAAEGGAPEGTVVLAEQQTRGRGRFNREWLSQPGQNLSLSILLRPPLDRMRTLNMAASVALVEAIRATTGLAATVKWPNDVRVQGKKVAGVLIEAHAVGDPAGYTVLGIGLNVNHDPTPSLPPPAEATSLAAAHGLPVDRLPVLQAFLRSLDALYAPEADDAALLQQWRKTLDTLGQRVRVAWGGDGATIAEGVAEDVTRNGDLVLRRDDGTTVSLNAGEVTVLPPASQ; translated from the coding sequence ATGACCCCCGACACCCTCACCGCCCGCGAGGTCAAGCGCGGCCTCGCGACGGCCATCGTCGGCGCCCGCGTCCGCATCTACCGCTCCCTCCCGAGCACCATGGACGCCGCCCGCCGCGCTGCCGAGGGTGGCGCCCCCGAGGGCACAGTCGTCCTCGCCGAGCAGCAAACGCGGGGCCGGGGCCGCTTCAACCGGGAATGGCTCTCGCAGCCCGGCCAGAACCTCTCCCTCTCCATCCTGCTCCGTCCCCCTCTCGACCGGATGCGCACCCTCAACATGGCGGCCAGCGTCGCCCTCGTCGAGGCCATCCGCGCCACAACCGGCCTCGCCGCGACGGTCAAGTGGCCCAACGACGTCCGTGTCCAAGGCAAAAAAGTCGCCGGGGTGCTCATCGAGGCACACGCCGTGGGGGACCCGGCCGGCTACACTGTCCTCGGAATCGGCCTCAACGTGAACCACGATCCCACGCCGTCGCTGCCGCCCCCCGCAGAGGCCACCAGCCTCGCCGCAGCCCATGGCCTCCCCGTCGACCGCCTCCCCGTCCTGCAAGCGTTCCTCCGTTCCCTCGATGCCCTCTACGCGCCGGAAGCAGACGATGCCGCCCTCTTGCAGCAATGGCGCAAGACCCTGGACACCCTCGGCCAACGCGTACGCGTCGCATGGGGCGGCGACGGCGCCACCATCGCGGAAGGCGTCGCAGAGGACGTCACCCGCAACGGAGACCTCGTCCTCCGCCGTGACGACGGCACGACGGTGTCGCTGAACGCGGGCGAGGTGACGGTGCTTCCACCAGCCTCCCAGTAG
- the hisG gene encoding ATP phosphoribosyltransferase → MNAPGSNGASDREELRLAIPSDGALYDPTLDFLRACGMPNRRSSSRGYTGRLSGVPGVSTLFQRASDIPSKVEDGTADCGITGLDRVLESTQEDGDATVVMEDLRFGGCELALAVPETWLDVTTTADLADIALEFRERGRELRVATKYPRMTQRFLFSKGINYLKLVPSSGTLEVAPAIGQADLIADITATGTTLRENRLKTLMDGTILTSQSCFIANKRALRESGGKMALVKAVLERAEGYLRAQDFCRVAANVRGPSAEAVAALILEQRDLSGLEGPTVAPVFEPNGQDLYSVTILVEKARALDAVEHLRGFGGNGITISQPTYLFFAQCEAYERLAAAVDASDAS, encoded by the coding sequence GTGAACGCACCTGGCTCTAACGGCGCCTCCGACCGCGAGGAGCTGCGGCTCGCAATCCCCAGCGACGGGGCGCTCTACGACCCGACGCTGGACTTCCTGCGCGCCTGCGGCATGCCCAACCGGCGCAGCAGCAGCCGCGGCTACACCGGCCGGCTCTCCGGCGTGCCTGGCGTGAGCACGCTCTTCCAGCGCGCCTCCGACATCCCCAGCAAGGTGGAGGACGGCACCGCCGACTGTGGCATCACCGGCCTCGACCGCGTCCTGGAGTCCACGCAGGAGGACGGCGACGCCACCGTCGTCATGGAAGACCTCCGATTCGGCGGCTGCGAGCTCGCCCTTGCCGTCCCCGAGACCTGGCTTGACGTAACGACGACTGCCGACCTCGCGGACATCGCCCTCGAGTTCCGGGAGCGTGGTCGCGAGCTGCGGGTCGCGACCAAGTACCCGCGCATGACGCAGCGCTTCCTCTTCTCCAAGGGCATCAACTACCTGAAGCTGGTGCCGTCGAGCGGCACGCTGGAGGTTGCCCCGGCCATCGGCCAGGCCGACCTCATCGCCGACATCACCGCCACCGGCACGACCCTCCGCGAGAACCGCCTCAAGACCCTCATGGACGGCACAATTCTCACCTCGCAGTCCTGCTTCATCGCAAACAAGCGGGCCCTCCGCGAGTCCGGCGGCAAGATGGCGCTGGTCAAGGCGGTGCTGGAGCGGGCCGAAGGCTACCTGCGGGCGCAGGACTTCTGCCGCGTCGCCGCCAACGTCCGCGGCCCGTCCGCCGAGGCCGTCGCCGCCCTCATCCTCGAGCAGCGCGACCTGTCCGGCCTCGAGGGGCCCACCGTCGCGCCCGTCTTTGAGCCCAACGGCCAGGACCTGTACAGCGTGACCATCCTCGTCGAGAAGGCCCGGGCCCTGGACGCCGTCGAGCACCTCCGGGGCTTCGGCGGCAACGGCATCACCATCTCGCAGCCCACGTACCTGTTCTTCGCCCAGTGCGAGGCGTACGAGCGGCTGGCTGCCGCTGTTGATGCGAGCGATGCGTCCTAG
- a CDS encoding ATP phosphoribosyltransferase regulatory subunit — MAAQGKHPLLGMRDLFEEENRRKLRVQNELQAALALCGYRTVDTPVLEPTDIFLRKSGGELASQMYSFVEPGGHQVSLRPEFTSQVIRLFLQQNGSLPLPVRWQYAGPVFRYTAGDTGQGRQYTQVGAELIGAGGPAAEAEVMATACGALTSLGLRPLRLVVGDVGAVLGLLRQFSLSERATHYLLNVIGQLRDGEEHLDAVRARAEELGLLVQGERQGMAALGQHLAAVDATEASTFGARSATEILERLARKLQASDDPGQLERAMQFTGALARLNGAPQDTVDRARSLAASHGLDPSPLDTLDACVAALSLHDAEDVEVSVDLGLAGGLAYYTGPLFEVWGGPASVRPEGNRRMNGVRLGSGGRYDGLVKALGGSDDVPALGFAYSLESVLDELAEAGALTDDSRGGKRALVAPRTPAAVAAALRTAASLRLGGEAAAVALNGEVDEDSARRQGFVAIVAVDEDGASERTWL; from the coding sequence GTGGCGGCGCAGGGCAAGCACCCCCTCTTGGGCATGCGCGACCTCTTTGAGGAAGAGAATCGCCGGAAGCTGCGTGTGCAGAACGAGCTGCAGGCGGCGCTCGCGCTGTGCGGCTACCGCACCGTCGACACCCCCGTGCTCGAGCCCACCGACATCTTCCTCCGCAAGTCCGGCGGCGAGCTCGCATCTCAGATGTACAGCTTCGTCGAGCCCGGCGGCCACCAGGTGAGCCTTCGACCCGAGTTCACGTCGCAGGTGATCCGCCTCTTCCTGCAGCAGAACGGCTCGCTCCCGCTGCCCGTGCGATGGCAGTACGCGGGCCCCGTCTTCCGCTACACCGCTGGCGATACCGGCCAGGGCCGCCAGTACACGCAGGTAGGAGCCGAGCTCATCGGCGCGGGCGGTCCCGCCGCCGAGGCTGAGGTGATGGCGACGGCCTGCGGCGCCCTGACGTCGCTGGGGCTGCGCCCGCTGCGGCTCGTGGTCGGCGACGTCGGCGCGGTGCTCGGCCTGTTGCGGCAGTTCTCGCTGTCCGAGCGGGCGACGCACTACCTCCTGAACGTCATCGGACAGCTCCGCGACGGCGAGGAACACCTCGACGCCGTCCGCGCCCGTGCCGAGGAACTCGGCCTGCTCGTGCAGGGCGAACGGCAGGGCATGGCCGCGCTCGGCCAGCACCTCGCCGCAGTCGACGCCACCGAAGCGTCCACCTTTGGCGCTCGCAGCGCAACGGAGATCCTCGAGCGCCTCGCCCGCAAGCTGCAGGCGTCCGACGACCCCGGTCAACTCGAGCGCGCCATGCAGTTCACGGGTGCCCTCGCGCGGCTCAACGGCGCCCCGCAAGACACCGTCGACCGCGCCCGGTCGCTGGCGGCCTCGCACGGCCTCGACCCATCGCCGCTCGACACGCTGGATGCCTGCGTCGCGGCCCTGTCGCTCCACGACGCAGAGGACGTCGAGGTCTCGGTCGATCTCGGACTCGCCGGGGGCCTCGCCTACTACACCGGCCCGCTGTTCGAGGTGTGGGGCGGCCCGGCCTCCGTTCGTCCTGAGGGAAATCGAAGGATGAACGGCGTCCGGCTCGGCAGCGGTGGACGGTACGACGGCCTCGTGAAGGCGCTGGGCGGCTCGGACGACGTCCCCGCCCTCGGTTTCGCGTACAGCCTCGAGAGCGTCCTGGACGAGCTCGCGGAAGCGGGCGCACTCACCGACGACTCCCGCGGCGGCAAGCGGGCGCTCGTCGCCCCGCGCACGCCGGCAGCCGTGGCCGCCGCGCTGCGGACCGCAGCGTCGCTGCGCCTCGGCGGCGAGGCTGCGGCCGTCGCCCTGAACGGCGAGGTCGACGAGGACAGCGCCCGCAGGCAGGGCTTCGTCGCAATCGTAGCAGTGGATGAGGATGGGGCAAGTGAACGCACCTGGCTCTAA
- a CDS encoding C4-type zinc ribbon domain-containing protein translates to MATIEALYRLQELELALKESKTGLAGIAARIERDEHALHAHALAVRAQRALAALEAEQAKLDGEVQGTAEHLKGLEQRLYSGSTAASKDLLALQREIAHFKERQGNLEEQLLAKMEQVETAQTRAAGLEAAYQDAESQWRGSLPSLQDEQRRLQQHAEDIAAARNEAEAALTPAELRGFRSLEASRGQAVARLERGMCGGCVIAVPSHEIQLMRSTHDPVRCPNCGRFLYPG, encoded by the coding sequence ATGGCGACCATAGAGGCCCTCTACAGGCTCCAGGAATTGGAGCTGGCCCTCAAGGAGAGTAAGACCGGCCTTGCCGGTATCGCTGCGCGGATAGAACGGGACGAACACGCGCTCCACGCCCACGCCCTCGCCGTCCGCGCCCAGCGGGCCCTCGCCGCCCTTGAAGCCGAGCAGGCCAAGCTCGACGGCGAGGTGCAGGGTACTGCCGAACACCTGAAGGGTTTGGAGCAACGGCTCTACAGCGGAAGCACCGCCGCCTCCAAGGACCTGCTTGCGCTCCAGCGGGAGATAGCCCACTTCAAGGAGCGGCAGGGCAATCTGGAGGAGCAGCTTCTGGCCAAGATGGAGCAGGTGGAGACCGCGCAGACTCGCGCCGCCGGACTGGAGGCCGCCTACCAGGACGCCGAGTCCCAATGGCGGGGTTCCCTGCCGTCTCTGCAGGATGAGCAGCGTCGGCTGCAGCAGCACGCCGAGGACATCGCCGCGGCGCGGAACGAGGCGGAGGCGGCCTTAACCCCCGCTGAGTTGAGAGGTTTTCGCAGCCTGGAGGCGAGCAGGGGGCAGGCTGTTGCTCGACTCGAGCGAGGCATGTGCGGCGGCTGCGTCATCGCCGTTCCCTCGCACGAGATCCAGCTGATGCGCTCCACCCACGACCCTGTCCGGTGCCCCAACTGCGGCCGCTTCCTCTATCCGGGGTAG